In Deltaproteobacteria bacterium, the genomic window TTCTGCTGCAAAATGGTGGCGATACTGACCATCATGGGCTCGCCCGCGGTAACCAGTATCGATGTCTTGAAACCCTTTTCGTACCCGGCCTCCTTCAGCAGGCTCCTGGCCTTTTCCGGATTGTACGGGTAGCCCTTCAACCTGTCGTTGTAATACTTCACCGGCGGCATATACGAAGGGGCCACCTCGCCGAAGCCGAAAAGCACGGCCCTGATTATGCCCTTCTTGTTCACCGCGTAGTTAAGGGCGCGCCTTACCCTCACATCCGTGAACGGCTTGATCCCACAGTTGATCTTTATGAAATCGTGCCGCCATATCCTGTCGATGGAGACCTTCACATTCGGGGCGGCCTTGAGGCTCTGGACCTCGCTGAAGGGAACATATACGGCAACGTCGATGCTCCCCCCTCGAACGGCGATGGCCCTCGAGGTCGCGTCCGGCATTATGAGGTACCTGAGTTCGTCGACCTTCGGGAGTCCTTTTCTCCAGTAGTCGTCGAACTTCGAGAAGAGTATCTCCTCGCCGGGCTTCCAATATTCGAACTTGAAGGGGCCTGCCCCCATGGGATGCCTGCCGAAGTTCTCGGTCCCCCCGACCTTCTGGAAATACTTCTTGGGAATGATGGCGGCGTTGAACATGGCCAGATCCGCAAGTATCGGGGCATAGGGGGCGCTCAGAATCAGCTTGACCGTATACCTGTCGACGGCCTGGATATCCTTGATAGGTTCAAACATCGAGGAATAGGGGCACTGCTTCGGGTCACGGGTCCTGTTGAGCGAAAACACCACGTCCTCGGCGGTGACCTCCTCCCCGTTATGGAACTTCATGCCCCTCCGGAGATGGAACGTATAGGTGAGATTGTCGTCGGAAACCTCCCATGATTCGGCCATATCAGGCTCAATGCTCTGGGAGTCGTTAGAGACCCGGACCAGACTGTCCTGGACATTATGGAGTGCCCACAGCGAAGGATTGTCCGACGGCCCGACCGGGTCGAGAGTCTTGGGTTCTGAGAGCCATCCCACCTTGAGGACCTTCTCCCCAGCCCAGCAGACCTGGAGGCCGAAAAGCATGACCAGGGCCAACAGCGAACACAAAACCAGCTTGTACCTATTCATTTCCATACCTCCCTTCGATAGACGTCAGTCTCAAGATCCCGCCTTTTCTCACACAGACCCGAGCAACCCCTCCCTCCGGCCTGCAACTCCTTCAGGCGAGCATTCACCGGACGCTTTCCCGACCCCCCAAGCATCGAGGGAGGGCTCCGCGACACGGCACCCTTGTACGCCTCTGGAGTCATGGCGTCTCCGGCTCATCCGAAAGATTGAAACAAGAGACGGAATCGTGGCACTGGGTTAGGTGCTCGGAAGACCACACCAGGCTTGAAACCATCAAAGTCGAAATCTATTTTAGGTAATCTCCGGGATATGTCAAGAGAAAAATCCCCGGATGAGTCATCTCATCCGGGGATTCATCTGTTTCTGTGCGGAAATATCGAGGCGACCCCCGCAGGCCTGTCAGGCCGTCCGCTCTCTCTCGCCTTTTTCGATCTCCATGAACACCCTCCCCCGGTTGAATATCCGCACGTCCCCCGTCGACTCTGAGATCACGATGGCCAGGGCGTTGGTCACGGCGGTGATCCCCGCTGCCGAACGGTGTCTAGCCCCGAGGCCCCTGGGAAGGTCGGTGTCCTCGGCTGACGCCTTGAGATGGCGGCCGGCGGCCAGAACCACCCCGTCCTCCCGGATCACGAACGCACCGTCGAGAGCAGCAAACTCCCGGATCGTCTCCTTGAGGCCCGGGTCCATGATGTTCCGCTCCCCTTCGGGGACACCTTCAAAGGGGTTGATCACCATCTGGCTGGACAGGCTCATCACCTTCTCATGATCCCCCAGGACAAAGATGGTGCCCACGGGTTTGCCCTCCCTGCCCTCCTCCGCAAGTTCCAGGGCAAGGGTGAGGAGCCGGTCGAAGACGTAGGGAGATTCGATCTGGCTGGCTATGTCGAGGCTCTTGGAGGAGAAGATCTCAAACTCGCGGTTCACGTCTGTGACTGTGAGGCTGTCCAGTATGCCGTACCTCGGCGAGCCGGACAGACAGACGAGTCGGTCCCCGCTCTGGATCAACCCGTTGGATAGAGCGAGAATGGCCGCAACCTTGACCTGACTGGTCCGGGTCAGGTTCATGTATGGAACCCGGATGATCCGGTCCTCCGATCCACCCATCAGGGCAAGGTCGTCCAGCACATTCTCGCTTCTTGCGGCCAGGATGCAACGCCCGCCCTTGATGAGATTCTCGAGGTTCTCCCGAGACTTGATCACGTCGACATAGACCAGGACCGCCGTCGCCCCGATCTCCTCGGCGATCTCCCGGGCGTGGTTGATCATGGCCGCGTTGATCTTCTCCATGGACCTGAGTTGCTCGATATCCGGTTTCTTGACCATCGTGGAGTCACCCATGGCTCTCCCTCCGGCCGATCCCTTACTGGATGGCGAGATAGAGCACGGCCCCTCTCCGGTAGATGAGGAGGAGGAGCCCGGATCCACTTCTCAAAGCCGCCCCCAGGGCATTCGAAAACTCTGAAAGACTCGGGACACGCCTCTTATTCACCTCCAGAATAACGTCCCCCGGGCGTACACCGGCTGCCGAGGCGCGGCTTCCCGGTTTCACCTCGGTTACCACGATGCCGGAGATCTCCTCTCCGACGCCCAGCTTCTGTCTGATCTCATCGGTGAGTTCCGCCACGGCCATGCCCTCCAGTGGGCTCCTGTTGATCAACTGCTTGATCGAAGCCTTCTCCAAGGGCATCTCCTCTACCACTACATTGAGCTCCATGATCCTCCCCTCGCGGAAGATCTTGACAGGAACCTTCGTGCCGATGGGCGTGAGGACCACCATGTTCCGAAAATGGGCCGCATCCTGAACCGATCGCCCGCCGTACTCCAGGATGATATCGCCCCGGCGAATACCCGCCTTATCGGCAGGACTCTGCGGTATCACATCCGAGACCAGAGCCCCCTTCACCTGATCCAGGCCGAAAGCCTTGGCGATTTGGGGTGTAACCTCCTGGATCTTCAGACCGACCTGACCGCGGATCACCCTGCCGTACTTCTTCAGACTCTTCATCACCACCCGGGCCATGTTGGAGGGGATGGCGAAGCCTATACCCTGATACCCCCCGGATCTGGAAATGATGGCCGTATTGATCCCGATCAACTCCCCTTTGAGGTTGATCAAGGCACCCCCGGAGTTGCCGGGATTGATGGCCGCATCGGTCTGGATGAAATCCTCGTAGTCGGCGATCCCCACAGCCGCGCGGCCCTTGGCGCTGACGATACCCATGGTCACGGTCTGCCCGATGCCGAAGGGATTGCCGATGGCCAGAACGACATCGCCTACATCGAGTCGGGCAGAATCGCCAAGGGGCAGGAATGGGAACCCCTCTCCATCGATCTTAAGGAATGCCAGATCGGTCTTCGGATCGGCCCCTATGACCTTCGCCTTGAACTGCCGCTTGTCGGTAAGGAACACGGTGATCTCCGTTGCCCCGGCGATCACGTGGTTATTGGTCAGTATCTGGCCGGAAGGATCGACAATGACTCCTGACCCGAGGCTCCGAGCACGCCGTTCCCTGGGAATCCCCCCGAAGGGGAGCATTCCCTCTCCGAAGAATCTCCGGAAAAAGGGGTCGCTGAAAAAGGGGGACATGGGAGTCTCCTCGGTTCGGATGATCTTTTCCGAAGAGATGTTGACCACGGCCGGCATCGCCTTCTTGGCAACGGCCGAATAACTCGCCACCACTGCCGGCTGGGAATCAGCAGCACCTGCCCGGGCCGGACCAAGGGCGATCCCCCCCCAGACTACCAGTGCCATTACCACCAAAAGAACGATTTTACTCTGCCTCTTCATCGTATCCTCCTTTCCAGCCCTACAGGGCTCGGTGCAGCATGCCGTCTCCTTCCTCATATCCTTACCGATCCTCTCCTCCGGGATGGGAGTCATGCCAGGATCGCGGCCAGAAGCACGGCGAGTATCCCATTGAGAAAAATCCCATCAAAAGTTCCGGCCCCACCGATGGAGGCCACCGGCGCCCCGAGGTTCCCGATCCTCTTCAAATTGAGCAGGTCGGCTCCGATAAGGGTGCCGAGGGTCCCTGAAACGTAGGCGACCACCGGCGCATTGCCGCCAGCGATCATGATCGACACCAGGGCGGCCACGACCGGGGGTACAAAGGCCGGAAGGGCGATACCCACCCCCCGAACGGGTTTTGCCAGCTTGAAGGTCACAAAGCTCATTATTGCTGTGGCGACGACAGCCCCTCCCCAGAGCCCGGTCTTCAAGAGGAGATACATCGACAGCAGGGTAGGGATCACGGCCCCTCCCAGGTTCACGGCCAACACCGTATCTTTCTGCCGCCACACGGGGACAACATGTCTGAATCCAAAATAGCTCACCCATGTCTCGGTGGTCATGGTCTCCTGGGGGATCTTCTTCAGGGGAATGTTGATGAAGCTGCCGAAAAGGCTTGCAAACATGGCCATGAAGACATGCTGGGACGGGATGCCCAGCCTGGCAAAGGCCAGGGCAATGATGTTGATCTGGACCGTGATAAAGAAGAAGACCAGAACGAAGAAAAAGACGATCATAAACAGGAATGTGAGAGGATTGAAAAACACGACCGACCCCTTTCCAGGCAAGGATTCCCCGCTTGCCCGCCCGCTACCGGTTCTTAGGCTTCTCCACAGCCAAGTCGATGGCCTCCTCCATCCGCTTGACCCATCTGAAGGTCATCCCCCTCCGCCCGCTCTCCGGCACCTCCTCCAGATCCTTCTCATTGAGCTGGGGAAGCATGACAGACCCTATACCTGCCCGCTTGGCAGCCAGGACTTTCTCCTTGATGCCCCCAACCGGCAGCACGTCTCCCCTGAGCGTAATCTCCCCGGTCATGGCTATGTCCCGGCGAAGGGGTCTCCCCGTTACAGCCGAGAAGAGAGCACAGAGAATGGCCAGGCCGGCCGAAGGCCCGTCCTTGGGGGTCGCCCCGGCCGGCACATGGATATGGATGTCGTGATGGTCGAAAAAGTCCTCCTCGATACCGAAATCCCTCGCCCTCGACCTCAGGTAGCTCAACGCAGCCCTGGCCGACTCCTTCATCACCTCGCCGAGTTGGCCCGTCATGGTAAGCCTCTGTTTCCCTTTCATCTTCGATACTTCAACGAAAATGATCTCCCCCCCTGCGGGCGTCCAGGCGAGACCCGTGGCAAGCCCGGGCCCCCAGGTCCTTGCCCGGCTCTCGGGGATGTACTTATCCGGCCCGAGAAAGGAGGAGAGATCCTCCCGGGATACCCTCACAGGCCGCCTTTCCCCTCTGGCCACCCTGGCAGCCACGGCTCTGCAGACAGCGGCTATCTCACGCTCCAGATTCCTCACCCCTGCTTCCCTGGTATAGGACCTTATGATCGCCCGAACGGTTCCCTCCTCAAAAGAGAGAGCCTCCCCTGTCAATCCATGCTGCTCCAACTGGCGGGGGATGAGATACTTTCGGGCTATTTCCACCTTTTCCTCTTCCGTGTACCCGGGAAGCTCGAGTACCTCCATCCGGTCCCTCAACGCGGGAGGAACCGTGTCCAGCATGTTGGCCGTGGTGATGAACATCACCCTGGAAAGATCAAAGGGAACCTCGAGATAGTGGTCTGAAAAGGCGTGGTTCTGCTCAGGATCCAGGACCTCCAGAAGGGCGGAGGCCGGATCGCCTCGAAAATCGGTCCCGATCTTGTCCACTTCGTCCAGCATGAATACGGGATTGTTGGCCCCGGCCTTCTTGATGCCCTGGATTATCCGACCCGGAAGGGCGCCCACGTAGGTCCTCCGGTGGCCCCGGATCTCGGCCTCGTCCCTCACCCCTCCCAGGGAAACCCGGACGAATCTCCTTCCCATGGCGCGGGCGATCGACTGGCCGAGAGAGGTCTTCCCCACACCCGGGGGACCCACAAAACAGAGAATCGGGCTACGACTGTCTGCTTTCAACTTACGGACGGCCAGATACTCCAGTATCCGTTTCTTCACTCGCTCCAGATCGTGATG contains:
- a CDS encoding ABC transporter substrate-binding protein; protein product: MNRYKLVLCSLLALVMLFGLQVCWAGEKVLKVGWLSEPKTLDPVGPSDNPSLWALHNVQDSLVRVSNDSQSIEPDMAESWEVSDDNLTYTFHLRRGMKFHNGEEVTAEDVVFSLNRTRDPKQCPYSSMFEPIKDIQAVDRYTVKLILSAPYAPILADLAMFNAAIIPKKYFQKVGGTENFGRHPMGAGPFKFEYWKPGEEILFSKFDDYWRKGLPKVDELRYLIMPDATSRAIAVRGGSIDVAVYVPFSEVQSLKAAPNVKVSIDRIWRHDFIKINCGIKPFTDVRVRRALNYAVNKKGIIRAVLFGFGEVAPSYMPPVKYYNDRLKGYPYNPEKARSLLKEAGYEKGFKTSILVTAGEPMMVSIATILQQNLKDIGIEASIEKVEEGTRWDRLIARKYQLSPDYYTSDILDDDLLTDFGISYAGNQAYFSDYHNPKVEELASLGRKTLDEKKRREIYYELQRIVMEDAAQIFLTTTPTATAMRDNVQGLIVPASNYYRWEYVSIGD
- a CDS encoding DNA integrity scanning protein DisA nucleotide-binding domain protein translates to MGDSTMVKKPDIEQLRSMEKINAAMINHAREIAEEIGATAVLVYVDVIKSRENLENLIKGGRCILAARSENVLDDLALMGGSEDRIIRVPYMNLTRTSQVKVAAILALSNGLIQSGDRLVCLSGSPRYGILDSLTVTDVNREFEIFSSKSLDIASQIESPYVFDRLLTLALELAEEGREGKPVGTIFVLGDHEKVMSLSSQMVINPFEGVPEGERNIMDPGLKETIREFAALDGAFVIREDGVVLAAGRHLKASAEDTDLPRGLGARHRSAAGITAVTNALAIVISESTGDVRIFNRGRVFMEIEKGERERTA
- a CDS encoding DegQ family serine endoprotease; the protein is MKRQSKIVLLVVMALVVWGGIALGPARAGAADSQPAVVASYSAVAKKAMPAVVNISSEKIIRTEETPMSPFFSDPFFRRFFGEGMLPFGGIPRERRARSLGSGVIVDPSGQILTNNHVIAGATEITVFLTDKRQFKAKVIGADPKTDLAFLKIDGEGFPFLPLGDSARLDVGDVVLAIGNPFGIGQTVTMGIVSAKGRAAVGIADYEDFIQTDAAINPGNSGGALINLKGELIGINTAIISRSGGYQGIGFAIPSNMARVVMKSLKKYGRVIRGQVGLKIQEVTPQIAKAFGLDQVKGALVSDVIPQSPADKAGIRRGDIILEYGGRSVQDAAHFRNMVVLTPIGTKVPVKIFREGRIMELNVVVEEMPLEKASIKQLINRSPLEGMAVAELTDEIRQKLGVGEEISGIVVTEVKPGSRASAAGVRPGDVILEVNKRRVPSLSEFSNALGAALRSGSGLLLLIYRRGAVLYLAIQ
- a CDS encoding DUF1614 domain-containing protein, with the protein product MFFNPLTFLFMIVFFFVLVFFFITVQINIIALAFARLGIPSQHVFMAMFASLFGSFINIPLKKIPQETMTTETWVSYFGFRHVVPVWRQKDTVLAVNLGGAVIPTLLSMYLLLKTGLWGGAVVATAIMSFVTFKLAKPVRGVGIALPAFVPPVVAALVSIMIAGGNAPVVAYVSGTLGTLIGADLLNLKRIGNLGAPVASIGGAGTFDGIFLNGILAVLLAAILA
- the lon gene encoding endopeptidase La, with product MAGQIVTIPMETDRGIPNELPVLPVRGMVLFPEMTAPVLVGKDRSKRLVDDALVGDKLVAVVAARNQTVEEPGPEDLYSIGTAAQVVKKVNLPNGTYQVIFRGIRKVNIFSYSQTAPYLRGKILLLEEDLGQGRETEAMALNIRKLFGRVIELSPLPPELGVAVMNVEEPHRLVSLVVSNLDIPVEKKQEVLEVTSLKQALERVMILLNEQVERLELSAEIQKRIQEGTEKHQREYLLREQLKAIQKELGEGDERTVEISGLKKRIDEAGLPEDVREVAEKELDRLSKMPPAAGEYTVSRTYLDWILDLPWSVSTEDDLDLDRAELILNEDHHDLERVKKRILEYLAVRKLKADSRSPILCFVGPPGVGKTSLGQSIARAMGRRFVRVSLGGVRDEAEIRGHRRTYVGALPGRIIQGIKKAGANNPVFMLDEVDKIGTDFRGDPASALLEVLDPEQNHAFSDHYLEVPFDLSRVMFITTANMLDTVPPALRDRMEVLELPGYTEEEKVEIARKYLIPRQLEQHGLTGEALSFEEGTVRAIIRSYTREAGVRNLEREIAAVCRAVAARVARGERRPVRVSREDLSSFLGPDKYIPESRARTWGPGLATGLAWTPAGGEIIFVEVSKMKGKQRLTMTGQLGEVMKESARAALSYLRSRARDFGIEEDFFDHHDIHIHVPAGATPKDGPSAGLAILCALFSAVTGRPLRRDIAMTGEITLRGDVLPVGGIKEKVLAAKRAGIGSVMLPQLNEKDLEEVPESGRRGMTFRWVKRMEEAIDLAVEKPKNR